The following coding sequences lie in one Populus nigra chromosome 15, ddPopNigr1.1, whole genome shotgun sequence genomic window:
- the LOC133673672 gene encoding uncharacterized protein LOC133673672 translates to MESLEGKVQFTSLSKEKNTYLNVNEDCNGPFLWPVPKGVNNNNNNNQIVAKSSSIGDYVAFEFPQDYMGDSSYDRCVSANFNAPPEVEVNLKNVLGGIVAILTGRNKDSSSSSVSVNKQQPGSDVSFLGSEKNGDTYLHSSVYIPSAPPLLEPNGFNYAVYKAVLEAEPPEWLPDSSTTVCMQCTSPFTVVTRGRHHCRFCGGVFCRTCTKGRCLLPAKFRERNPQRVCDACYDRLDSIQGVLICTISNAMQVAKHDVMDWTCMRGWLNLPVGLSMEHEIYKASNTLRSYWQVSMLNPEKSIPLAVMKGAKGLAILTVVKAGAVVAYKLGTGLVIARRSDGSWSAPSAVCSIGLGWGAQIGGELMDYIIVLHDFKAVKTFCSRMHFSLGAGCSAAAGPVGRVLEADLRAGDRGSGMCYTYSCSKGAFVGVSLEGNIVATRMDTNLKFYGDPYLTTADILLGTVDRPKAAEPLYAALRELYSSLLH, encoded by the exons ATGGAGAGTCTTGAAGGAAAAGTACAATTTACATCCCTTTCGAAAGAGAAGAATACGTACCTCAATGTTAATGAGGACTGTAACGGTCCCTTTTTGTGGCCTGTGCCCAAGGGTgtgaacaacaacaacaacaataaccaGATAGTTGCTAAATCCTCCTCGATTGGAGATTATGTCGCTTTCGAGTTTCCCCAAGATTACATGGGTGATTCTAGTTATGATCGTTGTGTTTCCGCCAACTTCAATGCTCCTCCGGAGGTGGAGGTCAACTTGAAAAACGTGTTAGGTGGGATCGTTGCGATTTTAACTGGGCGGAATAAAGACTCTAGTAGCAGTAGTGTTTCTGTAAATAAACAGCAGCCCGGTTCAGATGTTTCGTTTCTGGGCTCGGAGAAGAATGGGGACACATATTTGCACTCTTCGGTTTATATTCCGAGTGCGCCGCCACTTCTGGAGCCGAATGGGTTCAATTATGCTGTGTATAAAGCGGTGTTGGAAGCTGAACCACCTGAGTGGTTGCCGGATAGTTCTACTACAGTTTGTATGCAGTGTACTTCTCCCTTTACAGTGGTTACTCGTGGAAGGCATCATTGTCGTTTTTGTGGTGGAGTTTTTTGCAGAACATGTACTAAAGGACGGTGTTTGTTACCGGCTAAGTTTAGGGAGAGGAACCCCCAGAGGGTTTGTGATGCCTGCTATGATAGGCTCGATTCTATACAAGGAGTTCTTATTTGTACCATTAGCAATGCTATGCAAGTGGCGAAACATGATGTCATGGATTGGACATGCATGAGAGGATGGTTGAACCTGCCAGTTGGTTTGTCAATGGAACATGAGATATATAAAGCATCCAATACATTGAGAAGCTATTGGCAG GTATCTATGTTGAATCCTGAGAAGTCCATACCCCTAGCAGTTATGAAAGGAGCCAAAGGCTTGGCAATCTTAACAGTTGTCAAAGCTGGCGCAGTAGTTGCTTACAAACTTGGAACTGGTTTAGTCATTGCTCGGAGATCAGATGGATCATGGTCTGCCCCTTCAGCAGTATGCTCAATTGGTTTAGGATGGGGCGCTCAG ATTGGAGGTGAGCTAATGGACTACATAATTGTGCTCCATGATTTCAAAGCTGTGAAAACATTTTGTAGTCGCATGCATTTTTCTCTTGGAGCTGGTTGCAGTGCTGCAGCAGGCCCTGTTGGGAGGGTGCTGGAAGCAGATCTTCGTGCTGGGGATAGAGGATCTGGCATGTGCTATACTTATAGCTGTAGCAAag GCGCATTTGTGGGAGTTTCGCTAGaaggaaacattgtagcaacgAGGATGGATACCAATCTAAAGTTTTATGGTGATCCTTACCTCACAACTGCTGACATTCTTCTTGGGACTGTGGACAGACCTAAAGCTGCAGAACCCCTATACGCTGCTCTCAGAGAACTGTACTCAAGTCTACTGCATTAG
- the LOC133673991 gene encoding uncharacterized protein LOC133673991 isoform X2 — MKPQVLEIPESKPKVEMPHIVIVDDHYHDQFLSTPLSNKGTTEDDAISVEQYSEDRDLNVAVMSSLNSSKEANFSGSKPEVVQIVNLDYYHDRFLGMPVSNKGTGENNAICVEEYGEDRDLNIAIMASLKSNKEANFIDPSQDYFYYYNDEDDDIKVLDFLPEVIPSRKQKEPTFIESVAEKGQSSNSQIDPDFVCQICVEPTILKNSFLIKGCTHAYCTECMVKYVSSKLQENITKICCPVPDCKGALEPEDCRSVLPENLFDRWGNALCEAVILGSQKFYCPFKDCSAMLIDDGEEVVRESECPNCWRMFCAQCKVPWHSQISCEEYKMLHKDERERDDILLMNLAKNKNWRRCPKCRIFVEKIEGCRYMKCRCGTPFCYRCGSTEICTGTHYCNRCKA, encoded by the exons ATGAAGCCACAAGTTTTGGAAATACCAGAGTCGAAGCCAAAAGTGGAGATGCCCCATATTGTAATCGTGGATGATCATTATCACGACCAGTTTCTTTCCACACCCTTATCAAACAAAGGCACCACAGAGGACGATGCAATCTCTGTTGAACAGTACAGTGAAGATCGTGACCTTAATGTTGCCGTCATGTCTTCTCTCAATTCCAGCAAAGAAGCAAACTTTTCGGGGTCCAAACCAGAGGTGGTTCAGATTGTAAACCTTGATTATTATCATGATAGGTTTCTTGGCATGCCCGTATCAAACAAAGGCACCGGAGAGAATAATGCGATCTGTGTTGAAGAGTACGGTGAAGATAGAGACCTCAATATTGCTATCATGGCTTCTCTCAAGTCCAATAAAGAAGCAAACTTTATTGATCCCTCTCAAGATTATTTCTACTACTAtaatgatgaggatgatgatatAAAGGTACTCGATTTCTTGCCTGAAGTCATTCCTTCTAGGAAACAAAAAGAACCCACTTTTATAGAATCAGTGGCTGAAAAGGGTCAATCTTCAAATTCTCAAATTGACCCAGATTTTGTTTGTCAAATCTGTGTCGAACCCACGATTTTaaagaattcatttttaatCAAGGGTTGCACTCATGCTTACTGTACCGAATGCATGGTCAAGTATGTGTCCTCGAAATTACAGGAAAACATAACCAAAATCTGCTGTCCTGTTCCAGATTGTAAAGGCGCATTAGAGCCTGAGGATTGCCGTTCAGTTTTACCTGAAAATTTGTTTGATAGGTGGGGTAATGCTCTGTGTGAGGCTGTGATTCTTGGCTCTCAAAAGTTTTATTGTCCTTTTAAAGATTGTTCTGCAATGTTGATTGATGATGGAGAGGAGGTTGTCAGGGAATCTGAATGCCCTAATTGTTGGAGAATGTTCTGTGCACAATGTAAGGTTCCTTGGCATTCACAGATTAGCTGCGAAGAGTATAAAATGCTGCACAAGGATGAAAGAGAGAGGGATGATATACTGTTGATGAATCTAGCAAAGAACAAGAACTGGAGGAGGTGCCCAAAATGCAGGATATTTGTCGAGAAGATAGAAGGTTGTAGATATATGAAATGCAG gTGTGGAACTCCTTTCTGTTACCGCTGTGGATCTACTGAAATATGTACGGGAACACATTATTGTAATAGGTGTAAGgcataa
- the LOC133673991 gene encoding ATP-dependent RNA helicase DEAH12, chloroplastic-like isoform X1 has product MKPQVLEIPESKPKVEMPHIVIVDDHYHDQFLSTPLSNKGTTEDDAISVEQYSEDRDLNVAVMSSLNSSKEANFSGSKPEVVQIVNLDYYHDRFLGMPVSNKGTGENNAICVEEYGEDRDLNIAIMASLKSNKEANFIDPSQDYFYYYNDEDDDIKVLDFLPEVIPSRKQKEPTFIESVAEKGQSSNSQIDPDFVCQICVEPTILKNSFLIKGCTHAYCTECMVKYVSSKLQENITKICCPVPDCKGALEPEDCRSVLPENLFDRWGNALCEAVILGSQKFYCPFKDCSAMLIDDGEEVVRESECPNCWRMFCAQCKVPWHSQISCEEYKMLHKDERERDDILLMNLAKNKNWRRCPKCRIFVEKIEGCRYMKCRCGTQFCYSCGSTDLNPVTHYCYKCKGIW; this is encoded by the exons ATGAAGCCACAAGTTTTGGAAATACCAGAGTCGAAGCCAAAAGTGGAGATGCCCCATATTGTAATCGTGGATGATCATTATCACGACCAGTTTCTTTCCACACCCTTATCAAACAAAGGCACCACAGAGGACGATGCAATCTCTGTTGAACAGTACAGTGAAGATCGTGACCTTAATGTTGCCGTCATGTCTTCTCTCAATTCCAGCAAAGAAGCAAACTTTTCGGGGTCCAAACCAGAGGTGGTTCAGATTGTAAACCTTGATTATTATCATGATAGGTTTCTTGGCATGCCCGTATCAAACAAAGGCACCGGAGAGAATAATGCGATCTGTGTTGAAGAGTACGGTGAAGATAGAGACCTCAATATTGCTATCATGGCTTCTCTCAAGTCCAATAAAGAAGCAAACTTTATTGATCCCTCTCAAGATTATTTCTACTACTAtaatgatgaggatgatgatatAAAGGTACTCGATTTCTTGCCTGAAGTCATTCCTTCTAGGAAACAAAAAGAACCCACTTTTATAGAATCAGTGGCTGAAAAGGGTCAATCTTCAAATTCTCAAATTGACCCAGATTTTGTTTGTCAAATCTGTGTCGAACCCACGATTTTaaagaattcatttttaatCAAGGGTTGCACTCATGCTTACTGTACCGAATGCATGGTCAAGTATGTGTCCTCGAAATTACAGGAAAACATAACCAAAATCTGCTGTCCTGTTCCAGATTGTAAAGGCGCATTAGAGCCTGAGGATTGCCGTTCAGTTTTACCTGAAAATTTGTTTGATAGGTGGGGTAATGCTCTGTGTGAGGCTGTGATTCTTGGCTCTCAAAAGTTTTATTGTCCTTTTAAAGATTGTTCTGCAATGTTGATTGATGATGGAGAGGAGGTTGTCAGGGAATCTGAATGCCCTAATTGTTGGAGAATGTTCTGTGCACAATGTAAGGTTCCTTGGCATTCACAGATTAGCTGCGAAGAGTATAAAATGCTGCACAAGGATGAAAGAGAGAGGGATGATATACTGTTGATGAATCTAGCAAAGAACAAGAACTGGAGGAGGTGCCCAAAATGCAGGATATTTGTCGAGAAGATAGAAGGTTGTAGATATATGAAATGCAG GTGTGGAACTCAATTCTGTTACAGCTGCGGATCTACTGATTTAAATCCAGTAACACATTACTGTTATAAATGTAAGGGAATTTGGTAG
- the LOC133674781 gene encoding suppressor of mec-8 and unc-52 protein homolog 2 produces the protein MTSSKKHYKEKIARRKEEKPEESETPKYRDRAKERREDQNPDYEPTELGSFHAVAPPGTVDIRSVADSNQISIEKSKYLGGDVEHTHLVKGLDYALLNKVRSEIDKKPDSAEDVDGKSRASKEDQKILFRTATAKSVYQWIVKPQTIIKTNEMFLPGRMSFIFNMEGGYSHDIPTTLHRSKADCPVPEEMVTVSVDGSVLDRIAKIMSYLRLGSSGKVLKKKKKDKDTKGKISVVGNEYDEHDKPSKPSGGMLNNKTEREILPPPPPPPKNNLADSFEKQQPAVAREDENDIFVGHGIDYEVPGKDMSQSPLSEDMEESPRNKERLSYFSEPVYGPVPPSELSHEWQDPNGYDAVHAQALSADYQGEWQNYQYAEQFAYPEQYTQQTMQAYDMQAASSIQPDPRFMTQEEKDRGLGSVFKRDDQRLQQLREKDAREKDPNFISDSYSECYPAYQHFTREVVDSDDEDDLSKMDMGGRAKGRLHRWDFDTEDEWAKYNEQKEAMPKAAFQFGVKMQDGRKTRKQNKDQKLNNELHQINKILAKKKIDKENGDGGHYDDDTPPGKKQRL, from the exons ATGACCTCTTCGAAAAAGCACTACAAGGAGAAAATTGCACGTCGCAA AGAGGAGAAGCCAGAGGAATCAGAAACACCGAAATATAGGGACCGAGctaaggagagaagagaagatcaGAATCCCGATTATGAACCGACTGAATTAGGGTCATTTCACGCGGTTGCTCCACCGGGGACTGTTGATATCCGGTCAGTAGCTGATTCAAATCAGATTTCTATCGAAAAGAGCAAGTACCTTGGAG GTGATGTGGAGCATACGCATTTGGTGAAAGGACTCGATTATGCTTTGCTTAATAAGGTGAGAAGTGAGATCGATAAGAAGCCGGATTCTGCAGAGGATGTTGATGGGAAGTCTAG AGCATCCAAGGAAGaccaaaaaatattgtttcGCACTGCAACTGCAAAG TCAGTCTACCAATGGATAGTCAAACCTCAAACCATTATCAAGACAAATGAGATGTTTCTTCCTGGTCGaatgtcatttatttttaacatg GAGGGTGGATACTCTCACGATATTCCAACCACATTGCACAGAAGCAAAGCTGATTGTCCAGTGCCAGAG GAAATGGTTACCGTCAGTGTCGATGGATCTGTGCTTGATCGAATTGCTAAAATTATGTCATATCTTCGCCTTGGATCTTCTGGGAAGGTTctcaagaagaaaaagaaggataaAGACACAAAAG GAAAGATTTCAGTTGTTGGCAATGAATATGATGAGCATGATAAGCCTTCAAAACCTAGCGGTGGCATGTTGAACAATAAAACTGAAAGGGAGATTTTgccaccacctccaccacctccaAAAAACAATCTGGCTGATTCCTTTGAGAAGCAGCAACCTGCTGTTGCTAGGGAAGACGAGAATGACATATTTGTTGGGCATGGCATTGACTATGAAGTTCCTGGAAAAGACATGAGCCAAAGCCCTCTTTCAGAGGACATGGAAGAATCTCCTCGAAACAAGGAAAGATTATCCTATTTCAGTGAACCAGTTTATGGTCCAGTGCCTCCCTCTGAGCTATCTCATGAATGGCAAGACCCG aaTGGATATGATGCTGTCCATGCTCAAGCATTATCTGCTGACTACCAAGGAGAGTGGCAGAACTATCAATATGCTGAGCAATTCGCATATCCTGAACAGTACACCCAGCAAACAATGCAGGCTTATGACATGCAAGCTGCTTCTAGTATTCAACCAGATCCACGCTTCATGACCCAGGAAGAGAAGGATCGGGGTTTAGGTTCTGTGTTTAAGCGGGATGATCAGAGGCTTCAACAGCTGAGGGAGAAAGATGCCAGAGAAAAAGATCCCAACTTCATTTCTGATAGTTATTCTGAATGTTATCCTGCATATCAACATTTTACTCGTGAGGTTGTTGAtagtgatgatgaagatgacTTGTCAAAAATGGACATGGGTGGTCGG GCAAAAGGTCGACTTCATCGATGGGACTTCGATACAGAAGACGAGTGGGCAAAATACAATGAGCAGAAGGAAGCAATGCCAAAGGCTGCATTCCAGTTTGGTGTCAAGATGCAAGATGGTCGGAAGACGAGAAAGCAAAACAAGGACCAGAAGCTTAATAATGAGTTGCACCAGATAAATAAGATACTGgccaaaaagaaaatagataagGAGAATGGTGACGGCGGCCATTATGATGATGACACACCACCTGGGAAGAAGCAACGACTATGA